CCTTCTTCAAGGAAATAGATTCCAGTATCCGTAAGAACTGCCACAAACTGCAGGATGTCAATGTATATCTCATCCAGTTCCAGAACTTCACTCAGGATCTGATGATGCTGATGGGCAACTTGATGAAGTTTAAGCTCCGTTTGCCTAGCTTCATGAAGAATTCACTTTACAAGCTGACTGCTAAAACTGTAGAAGATATCTTCACTAAGAATGATTTCTCTGATGCCAGTGTGCTGAAAACCGTGCTTCAGTTGCGCCAGTTCAACAAGCGCTTGGCGTTCAGCCAGCAATGGGTAACCGACTTTACCTTCCAGGTATTGATGCTTGCCAAAAAAGAGCCACGTCCATCAGATGAAGACGTAGAAAAGGCAAAGCAGAAGATGGGAAAGTAACAAATGTTGCGCCCAAAATGAAAAAATTAGCAGAATATTTGTTTTATTCAAATAATTCTCTTAAATTTGTAGCCAAAAATAATAGTCATGAGTGCAAATGAGAAAACAATTAATACGTTTGCCACAAGAGTAAGGCAGATGATTCTCAAGTTTGACGAGGTCAAGCAGGAGAATACTGAACTCTATGCGATGGTGGATGAGCGCGATGCCAAAATCAAGGCATTGGAGGAAAAGTTGGCTCAAGCGCAGAGTGATTACGACAGCTTGAAGATGGCGAAGATGATGACGATTTCTGACAATGATATGGAAGCTACTCAGAAGCGCATCGCCAAGCTCATAAGAGATGTCAATAAGTGTATCACACTATTGGGTGAAAAGTAAAAATCGGAACGATGGCAGAACAAGAACAAGATAAATTACTCATACGATTACACGTCTATGATACAGATCTTTCGGTAAGAATACCTAGGGAAGACGAGGAGTATTATCGTAAATCAGCTAAGCTGATAGATGATATTGTAAACTCATATGCCAAGATTTTCAAAGGCAGAAAGAGCGATAAGGAAATCCTGTATATGGCGCTCATTGATGTGGCATTGAGATATGAGAAGGAATCGGATCGGAATGATACGAAACCTTATGATGATATTCTTGAGAAGCTTACCTCCGAGATTGAAGACGCTTTGAAATAAGAATATTAATAAACATATATATAATATAATATCAATGATAGTAACTATTATAGCAGCCTTGGTGGCACTTGTTATCGGCGGTGCTGCTGGGTATTTCATTTTCCGTTATGTCATTAAGGGAAAATATAATGAAATGATAGAAGCTGCCAACAAAGAGGCAGAAGTAGTAAAAGAGAAGAAACTTTTGGAAGTGAAGGAGAAATTCCTTAACAAGAAGGCGGAACTCGAAAAAGAAGTGCAGCAGCGTAATTCTCGCATCCAGCAGAATGAGAATAAGCTGAAACAGCGCGAGATTTCTCTCAATCAGCGTCAGGAAGACCTCGGTCGACGCAAGATGGAGATTGATCAGTATCAGCAGCGTGTTGACAACGAGAAGAAACTCTTGTCTGTCAAGCAGCAGGAACTTGATAAGATGCAGAAACAGGAGCAGGCTAAACTGGAAGAACTTTCTGGTCTGAGTGCTGAAGAGGCTAAGCAGAGATTGATTGAGAGTCTGAAAGATCAGGCTAAACTCGATGCTGCAAGCTATGTGAACGAAATTATGGATGATGCCAAACTCAATGC
This Segatella copri DSM 18205 DNA region includes the following protein-coding sequences:
- a CDS encoding cell division protein ZapA, with amino-acid sequence MAEQEQDKLLIRLHVYDTDLSVRIPREDEEYYRKSAKLIDDIVNSYAKIFKGRKSDKEILYMALIDVALRYEKESDRNDTKPYDDILEKLTSEIEDALK